A genomic region of Terriglobales bacterium contains the following coding sequences:
- a CDS encoding universal stress protein, which produces MKVLDAKTRISLANILVATDFSAPAQTALVYAAAIARRYQSTLYVAHVLLPEIYPPPPARAAAGQTQDQFAEKAMEELLASPALENIAHQGLFGRGEIWDALGDMIRRQEIDLVVTGTRGKKGLGKMVLGSASEEIFRMAPCPVLTVGPHAARRPPEEIGFHHILFPTDFGEPSRAAAPYAVSLAQENQAGITLLHVAEEHPGAKLEQKLDIRTDAVRRLHKLVPPEAELWCEPEFLVRMGEVRHWILRVATDCAADLIVMGVKPVAAFSAHLPASTAYTMACEAHCPVLTVRGET; this is translated from the coding sequence ATGAAAGTGCTCGATGCAAAGACGCGCATCTCGCTGGCAAACATCCTGGTGGCAACCGACTTCTCCGCTCCGGCCCAGACGGCGCTGGTGTACGCCGCGGCCATCGCGCGCCGTTACCAGTCCACGCTCTACGTGGCGCACGTGTTGCTGCCGGAAATCTATCCGCCGCCGCCGGCACGAGCGGCCGCCGGGCAAACCCAGGATCAGTTTGCAGAAAAGGCCATGGAAGAGCTGCTGGCATCACCTGCGCTTGAAAACATCGCCCACCAGGGCCTGTTCGGGCGGGGAGAGATCTGGGACGCGCTGGGCGACATGATCCGCCGCCAGGAGATCGACCTGGTGGTCACCGGCACGCGCGGCAAGAAGGGCCTGGGCAAGATGGTACTGGGCTCGGCCTCGGAAGAAATCTTCCGCATGGCGCCTTGCCCGGTGCTGACCGTGGGACCGCACGCCGCACGCCGCCCGCCCGAGGAAATCGGCTTCCATCACATCCTGTTTCCCACGGATTTCGGCGAGCCCTCGCGAGCGGCGGCGCCGTACGCTGTCTCCCTGGCACAGGAGAACCAGGCAGGCATCACGCTGCTGCACGTGGCGGAAGAGCACCCCGGCGCCAAGCTGGAGCAGAAACTGGACATCCGCACCGACGCGGTGCGGCGCCTGCACAAGCTGGTTCCACCCGAGGCCGAACTGTGGTGCGAGCCGGAGTTTCTGGTGCGCATGGGCGAGGTGCGGCATTGGATCCTGCGCGTGGCCACGGACTGCGCCGCCGACCTGATCGTGATGGGCGTCAAACCGGTGGCGGCCTTCTCTGCCCATCTGCCAGCCAGCACCGCCTACACCATGG
- a CDS encoding VIT1/CCC1 transporter family protein has translation MSIKDDPPTSLGFWPSWAHHIGDLVFGANDGIVTTFAVVSGVTGAALNPAIAVVLGFANLLADGFSMAAGAYLGQRSEQDYRVSVDGHIHEGRIHAVGHGAAIFVAFLGAGCVPLLPLLITREHAFAISCAATAVTLFIVGSLRTVITRGRWLANGLEMLLVGSAAAAVSYAVGHLLGSMARG, from the coding sequence GTGAGCATCAAGGACGATCCACCAACCTCGCTTGGTTTCTGGCCCTCGTGGGCGCATCACATCGGCGATCTGGTTTTCGGCGCCAACGACGGCATTGTGACCACCTTCGCCGTGGTCAGCGGCGTCACCGGGGCGGCGCTGAACCCTGCCATCGCCGTGGTGCTCGGCTTCGCCAACCTGCTCGCCGACGGCTTCTCCATGGCCGCCGGCGCCTACCTGGGACAGCGTTCCGAGCAGGACTACCGCGTGAGCGTGGACGGCCACATCCACGAAGGCCGCATCCACGCGGTGGGGCACGGCGCCGCCATCTTTGTAGCTTTTCTGGGCGCCGGCTGCGTGCCCCTTCTGCCTTTGCTGATCACTCGCGAGCACGCCTTCGCCATCTCCTGTGCGGCCACGGCGGTAACGCTGTTCATCGTCGGCAGCCTGCGCACCGTGATCACCCGCGGACGCTGGCTGGCCAACGGCCTGGAGATGTTGCTGGTGGGATCGGCCGCCGCCGCCGTTTCCTACGCCGTTGGACATCTGCTGGGAAGTATGGCAAGAGGATGA
- a CDS encoding bifunctional acetate--CoA ligase family protein/GNAT family N-acetyltransferase encodes MKPAPAPLSDPAYDVLRAEHQPLDAFFAPRSVAVIGATERPGSVGRSILWNLLSSPFGGTVFPVNPARPSVLGIKAYPAVGAVPEKVDLAVVVTPAATVPAVIGDCVDAGVRAAIIISAGFKEVGEQGAELERRVLDQARRGRLRIIGPNCLGLMSPFTGLNATFAHDMARPGKVAFVSQSGALCTAILDWSLKEMVGFSAFVSVGSMLDVGWGDLIYYLGDDTRTESIVLYMESIGDAGAFLSAAREVALSKPIIVIKAGRTEQAARAAASHTGALTGSDEVLDAAFRRSGVLRVRNIADLFYMAEVLSKQPRPRGPRLAIVSNAGGPAVLATDALIAGGGELAPLAPETLKAMDEFLPPHWSHNNPIDILGDADAQRYARALEVASRDPNTDGMLVVMAPQAMTDPTGVAELLKPLASSTGKPVLASWMGGAEVSGGEAILNRSGIPTFPYPDTAARAFNYMWRYSYNLRGLYETPVLRAESGSEPDRARAAEMVAAARRAGRTLLTEFESKQVLAAYGIPTVETRVARSPQEARELAESLGYPVVVKLHSETVTHKTDVDGVKLNLGDGDAVERAWREIESAVRKKAGEGHFLGVTVQPMVRTDGYELILGSSLDPQFGPVLLFGAGGQLVEVFRDRALALPPLNTTLALRMMEQTKIFAALKGVRGRAAVDLDALEQLLVRFGQLVVEQAAICEIDINPLLASPERLLALDARVVVHPREVSDERLPRPAIRPYPSQYVAPWRMGDGTEIVIRPIRPEDEPLMVWFHQTLSERSVYLRYFQQLQLAQRVSHERLTRICFVDYDREMALVAEKQDGHNGQPEIIAVGRLSKLHLAEEGEVAFLVSDQYQHHGVGTELLQRLIQVGRDEKLRRILAYMLPENRAMQRVCEKLGFRLRPVPDEPLIVGELDL; translated from the coding sequence ATGAAGCCTGCGCCCGCACCGCTTTCCGATCCCGCGTATGACGTGCTGCGTGCCGAGCACCAGCCGCTGGACGCCTTCTTCGCGCCCCGCTCGGTAGCGGTGATTGGCGCGACCGAGCGCCCCGGCAGCGTGGGCCGCAGCATCCTCTGGAACCTGCTCAGCAGCCCCTTCGGCGGCACGGTATTTCCCGTGAATCCGGCGCGCCCAAGTGTGCTCGGCATCAAGGCCTATCCCGCCGTCGGGGCGGTGCCGGAGAAAGTGGACCTGGCCGTGGTGGTGACGCCCGCCGCGACCGTACCCGCTGTCATCGGCGATTGCGTAGACGCAGGCGTGCGCGCCGCCATCATCATCTCCGCCGGCTTCAAGGAAGTGGGTGAGCAGGGCGCGGAACTGGAACGCCGCGTACTGGACCAAGCCCGGCGTGGGCGCTTGCGCATCATCGGTCCCAACTGCCTCGGCCTGATGAGCCCCTTCACCGGACTGAACGCCACCTTCGCGCACGACATGGCGCGCCCCGGCAAAGTGGCCTTCGTCAGCCAGAGCGGTGCGCTATGCACCGCCATCCTCGACTGGAGCCTGAAAGAGATGGTGGGCTTCAGCGCTTTCGTCTCCGTGGGCTCGATGCTGGATGTGGGCTGGGGCGACCTCATTTACTACCTCGGCGACGATACCCGCACCGAGAGCATCGTGCTCTACATGGAATCCATCGGGGATGCGGGCGCCTTCCTCTCCGCTGCGCGCGAAGTCGCGCTCTCCAAGCCCATCATCGTCATCAAGGCGGGACGCACGGAACAGGCGGCGCGTGCCGCCGCTTCCCACACCGGCGCGCTCACCGGCAGCGACGAAGTTCTGGACGCTGCCTTCCGCCGCTCTGGCGTGTTGCGCGTGCGCAATATTGCCGACCTTTTCTACATGGCGGAAGTGCTCTCCAAGCAGCCGCGTCCTCGCGGGCCGCGCCTGGCCATCGTGTCGAACGCCGGCGGTCCGGCGGTGCTGGCCACCGACGCCCTCATTGCCGGTGGCGGAGAGCTGGCGCCTCTCGCGCCCGAAACCCTCAAGGCGATGGACGAATTCCTGCCGCCGCACTGGAGCCACAACAATCCCATCGACATCCTGGGCGATGCCGACGCGCAGCGCTACGCGCGTGCGCTCGAGGTCGCTTCCCGTGATCCCAACACCGACGGCATGCTGGTAGTGATGGCTCCGCAGGCCATGACCGATCCCACCGGCGTGGCCGAACTCCTGAAGCCGTTGGCCTCTTCCACCGGCAAGCCCGTCCTGGCCAGTTGGATGGGCGGCGCTGAGGTTTCGGGCGGTGAAGCCATCCTCAACCGTTCCGGCATCCCCACCTTTCCGTATCCGGACACAGCGGCGCGCGCCTTCAATTACATGTGGCGCTACAGCTATAACCTGCGCGGGCTGTACGAAACGCCGGTGCTGCGCGCCGAGTCGGGCTCGGAACCCGACCGCGCTCGTGCCGCGGAGATGGTTGCGGCCGCGCGCCGCGCCGGGCGCACGCTGCTGACCGAGTTCGAGTCCAAGCAGGTCCTGGCCGCCTACGGTATTCCTACGGTCGAAACGCGCGTGGCACGTTCGCCGCAAGAAGCGCGGGAGCTGGCCGAATCACTGGGATATCCCGTCGTGGTCAAGCTGCACTCAGAGACCGTTACGCACAAGACGGACGTGGACGGAGTCAAGCTCAACCTGGGCGACGGCGACGCCGTCGAGCGCGCCTGGCGCGAGATCGAGTCTGCGGTACGCAAGAAGGCGGGCGAAGGACATTTCCTGGGCGTTACCGTGCAGCCCATGGTACGCACCGACGGCTACGAGCTGATCCTGGGCTCCAGCCTGGATCCGCAGTTCGGTCCGGTCCTGCTGTTCGGCGCCGGAGGTCAACTGGTGGAAGTGTTCCGCGACCGCGCTCTCGCTCTTCCGCCCCTCAACACCACGCTCGCGCTGCGCATGATGGAGCAAACCAAGATCTTCGCCGCGCTCAAGGGAGTCCGCGGGCGTGCCGCGGTGGACCTCGATGCCCTCGAGCAGTTGCTGGTGCGCTTCGGGCAGTTGGTCGTCGAGCAGGCGGCCATCTGCGAGATTGACATCAACCCGCTGCTGGCCTCGCCCGAGCGCCTGCTGGCTCTGGACGCGCGCGTCGTGGTGCATCCCCGCGAAGTAAGCGATGAGCGCCTGCCGCGGCCTGCCATCCGTCCCTACCCGTCGCAGTATGTGGCACCGTGGCGGATGGGCGACGGCACGGAAATCGTCATTCGCCCCATCCGCCCGGAGGATGAGCCCTTGATGGTCTGGTTCCACCAGACGCTCTCCGAACGCAGCGTCTACCTGCGCTACTTCCAGCAATTGCAACTGGCGCAGAGGGTCTCGCACGAACGCCTGACCCGCATCTGCTTCGTGGATTACGACCGCGAGATGGCGCTGGTAGCGGAAAAACAGGACGGTCACAACGGCCAGCCGGAAATCATCGCCGTGGGCCGCCTCAGCAAACTTCATCTCGCCGAGGAAGGCGAGGTTGCGTTCCTGGTCAGCGACCAGTACCAGCACCACGGTGTGGGCACCGAACTGCTGCAGCGCCTCATCCAGGTGGGCCGGGACGAAAAGTTGCGCCGCATCCTGGCCTACATGCTGCCCGAGAACCGCGCCATGCAGCGCGTCTGCGAGAAGCTCGGCTTCCGCTTGCGGCCTGTGCCCGACGAACCCCTCATCGTGGGCGAACTCGACCTCTGA